One Hydrogenophaga crassostreae genomic region harbors:
- a CDS encoding aromatic ring-hydroxylating dioxygenase subunit alpha, with amino-acid sequence MILRNTWYVACTPSEIADKPLGRRICGEAMVFYRDGDGRVAALEDFCPHRGAPLSLGKVVDGKLVCGYHGLEMGCDGKTIAMPGQRVRGFSPIRAFAVEERHGFIWVWPGEAGKADRDAIPDLPWANHPEWAYGGGLYHINCDYRLMVDNLMDLTHETYVHASSIGQSEIDETPCVTRTEGHEVITSRFMNGIEAPPFWKMALRGNKLPDDGLVDRWQVCHFTPPSHVMIEVGVALAGNGGYEAPADKKASSIVVDFITPESETSIWYFWGMARHFQPHDEALTASIQEGQGKIFSEDLEMLERQQKNLLAWPGRKLLSLNIDAGGVQSRRVIERLFAEEQAATTEGAGA; translated from the coding sequence ATGATCCTCAGAAATACCTGGTACGTGGCCTGTACCCCCAGCGAAATTGCCGACAAGCCATTGGGCCGCCGAATCTGTGGCGAAGCCATGGTGTTTTACCGCGATGGCGACGGCCGTGTGGCTGCGCTGGAGGATTTTTGCCCTCACCGTGGGGCGCCGCTTTCACTGGGCAAGGTGGTCGATGGCAAGCTGGTGTGTGGGTACCACGGCCTGGAAATGGGTTGTGATGGCAAAACAATCGCCATGCCGGGCCAGCGCGTGCGCGGTTTCTCACCGATCCGGGCCTTCGCTGTGGAGGAGCGCCATGGCTTCATCTGGGTCTGGCCGGGCGAAGCCGGGAAGGCCGATCGCGACGCCATTCCCGATCTGCCTTGGGCCAACCACCCGGAATGGGCCTACGGCGGAGGGCTCTATCACATCAATTGCGACTACCGTCTGATGGTCGACAACCTGATGGATCTGACGCACGAAACCTATGTACACGCCAGCAGCATTGGCCAGTCCGAGATCGACGAGACGCCCTGCGTCACCCGTACCGAAGGCCATGAAGTGATCACCAGCCGCTTCATGAACGGCATCGAGGCGCCACCGTTCTGGAAGATGGCTTTGCGAGGCAACAAGCTGCCCGACGACGGCCTGGTGGACCGCTGGCAGGTGTGCCACTTCACGCCGCCGAGTCACGTGATGATTGAAGTGGGTGTGGCGCTGGCGGGTAACGGCGGCTACGAGGCGCCGGCCGACAAAAAGGCGTCCAGCATCGTGGTGGATTTCATCACCCCTGAGAGTGAAACTTCGATCTGGTATTTCTGGGGCATGGCGCGCCATTTTCAGCCTCATGACGAGGCTCTCACCGCATCGATCCAGGAAGGCCAGGGCAAGATTTTTTCAGAAGACCTCGAGATGCTGGAGCGCCAGCAAAAGAACCTGCTGGCCTGGCCCGGGCGCAAATTGCTCAGCCTGAACATCGATGCCGGTGGTGTGCAGTCAAGGCGTGTGATCGAGCGTTTGTTCGCCGAAGAACAAGCCGCCACAACCGAAGGCGCTGGCGCATGA
- a CDS encoding GntR family transcriptional regulator, whose product MISELDPIENDASALSVVAVLRKMIIAGDYAAGERLAEIPVSERLGVSRTPVRLAFRTLEQEGLLEKTGKRGLVVRAISQADVQCAIEVRGALEGLAARRLAERGLSADQRETLRDCVTQGAKLLAKGHLLEDDIGAWSALNQTFHRTVVEGTDSRVIADAIARNDHLPFASASSISIDRDALPHEYEKLRLAQSHHALVLDALERRESARVEMLMREHAYVGFRYASLIAENARHTHSEAEC is encoded by the coding sequence ATGATCTCAGAATTGGATCCAATAGAGAACGATGCCAGCGCCCTCAGCGTGGTGGCCGTGCTGCGCAAAATGATCATCGCTGGCGACTACGCTGCGGGTGAACGGCTGGCTGAAATCCCGGTTTCCGAAAGATTGGGGGTATCGCGCACGCCCGTTCGCCTGGCGTTTCGCACGCTGGAACAAGAAGGCCTGCTGGAAAAAACGGGCAAACGTGGCCTGGTTGTTCGGGCCATTTCTCAGGCCGACGTGCAATGCGCGATCGAGGTGCGTGGAGCACTGGAAGGACTGGCCGCCAGGCGCCTGGCCGAACGCGGCCTCTCCGCCGATCAAAGGGAAACCTTGCGAGATTGCGTAACGCAAGGCGCAAAGCTGCTGGCCAAAGGGCATTTGCTGGAAGACGACATCGGCGCATGGAGCGCACTCAATCAAACCTTCCACCGCACCGTTGTCGAAGGCACCGACAGCCGCGTGATCGCCGACGCCATTGCCCGCAACGACCACCTGCCTTTTGCTTCCGCCAGCTCGATCAGCATTGACCGCGATGCCTTGCCCCATGAATACGAAAAGCTGCGGCTGGCGCAATCGCACCACGCACTGGTGCTGGACGCGCTGGAACGCAGGGAGTCGGCGCGGGTGGAAATGCTGATGCGCGAACACGCCTACGTGGGTTTTCGCTACGCCAGCCTGATCGCAGAAAACGCCCGGCACACCCACAGCGAAGCGGAGTGTTGA
- a CDS encoding NUDIX hydrolase: MAFEINSQAVDTPPLPSATVMVVREGDGAQGLEVLMMRRHANSGVLGGAHVFPGGKVDAADQAVGESTWDRSALVCRQALNEPDLDDGLTLGLYAAAIRETFEECGLVLCAPSGVQADAVGAMRASLEQGAHFVEAMQAVGEPWAASALVPWSRWVTPRVPSMMSKRFDTRFFVAVAPAGQLTQHCEREATEAVWLTPQAALERSWNGEINLAPPQIMSLSHLSFLGSVPAVLAWAGNNVPALIEPRPFDVDGERVICYPGDPEHLLPQIAWPGATTRLTYREGRFVAEGGLSALLGV; this comes from the coding sequence ATGGCCTTTGAAATCAACTCCCAAGCTGTCGATACCCCGCCTTTGCCCTCGGCCACCGTCATGGTGGTGCGTGAAGGTGATGGGGCCCAGGGGCTGGAGGTGTTGATGATGCGGCGCCACGCCAATTCGGGTGTGCTTGGGGGGGCCCATGTCTTTCCGGGTGGCAAGGTGGACGCCGCCGATCAGGCGGTGGGCGAATCAACCTGGGACCGTTCGGCCCTGGTTTGTCGTCAAGCGCTGAATGAACCTGATCTCGATGACGGCCTGACGCTGGGCCTCTACGCTGCTGCGATTCGCGAGACCTTTGAAGAGTGTGGTCTGGTGTTGTGTGCGCCTTCGGGTGTACAGGCCGATGCGGTGGGCGCGATGCGGGCTTCTCTGGAGCAGGGCGCCCATTTCGTTGAGGCCATGCAGGCTGTGGGTGAGCCCTGGGCCGCCTCGGCGTTGGTGCCATGGTCCCGCTGGGTGACGCCGCGCGTGCCGTCCATGATGAGCAAGCGGTTTGATACGCGGTTCTTTGTGGCCGTGGCGCCTGCCGGCCAGTTGACCCAACACTGCGAGCGGGAAGCGACCGAGGCAGTCTGGCTCACGCCTCAGGCGGCCCTTGAGCGCTCCTGGAACGGCGAGATCAATCTGGCGCCACCGCAGATCATGAGTCTCAGCCATTTGTCTTTTCTGGGGTCGGTGCCAGCCGTGTTGGCTTGGGCGGGCAACAACGTGCCCGCTTTGATCGAACCGCGGCCCTTCGATGTGGATGGCGAGCGGGTGATTTGTTACCCCGGCGATCCGGAGCATTTGTTGCCGCAGATCGCCTGGCCTGGCGCGACCACGCGACTGACCTACCGCGAAGGGCGGTTCGTGGCCGAAGGGGGCTTGTCTGCGTTGTTGGGTGTATAG
- a CDS encoding sigma-70 family RNA polymerase sigma factor has protein sequence MNTLLLIWSRHEPELRAWLRARMSVPSDVEDVLQDSFVKAMRQGDRVSEVTQPRAWLFEITRNTLIDRLRAQKPLAPLPTGWEELPEEPKDLDTVDALVACVPRVLSELDAQDREAIELCDLQGMAQAEFARLKGLSLPAAKSRVQRARQRMRERMALGCQVSFDPSGRVDDFVPRPPLSEDS, from the coding sequence ATGAACACCCTGTTGTTGATCTGGTCCCGACACGAGCCCGAATTGCGCGCTTGGCTGCGCGCCAGAATGTCGGTCCCGAGCGATGTGGAGGATGTACTCCAGGACAGCTTTGTCAAGGCCATGCGCCAAGGTGATCGCGTATCGGAGGTAACCCAGCCTCGCGCGTGGCTCTTTGAGATCACGCGCAACACCTTGATTGATCGACTGAGGGCCCAGAAGCCGCTGGCACCCTTGCCGACCGGTTGGGAAGAGCTGCCGGAGGAACCGAAGGACCTGGACACCGTGGATGCCCTGGTGGCCTGCGTGCCCAGGGTGCTGTCGGAGCTGGACGCACAGGACCGCGAAGCCATCGAATTGTGCGATTTGCAAGGCATGGCCCAAGCCGAATTTGCCCGGCTTAAGGGATTGAGCCTGCCGGCCGCCAAATCGCGGGTGCAGCGGGCTCGCCAGCGCATGCGGGAACGCATGGCGCTGGGCTGCCAGGTGTCTTTCGATCCCAGCGGTCGAGTCGACGATTTTGTGCCCCGGCCACCTTTGTCCGAAGATTCCTGA
- a CDS encoding permease — MTTLTTSLWSWPKRQPVVFLVTAVAIWLGLYQLLIPFSEAAVAMLAVERQSHLGSAFQFFFYDTPKVLLLLTGVVFVMGMVNTYFTPERTRALLAGRTHGVANGMASALGVVTPFCSCSSVPLFIGFVQAGVPLGVTFSFLITAPMVDTVALTILFSLFGWKVALLYLGFGMALGIVAGLIMGAMKLEGHLEDWVREMPQVSSDMEAQQLSLTDRVAAGMASVREIVGKVWPYVLGGIAVGAGIHGFVPSEFLASFMGKDAAWWSVPLAVVMGVPMYANTAGILPVIEALTAKGAAMGTALAFMMSVVALSLPEMIILRKVLKLRLIAIFVGIVSLGILSVGFLFNAVL; from the coding sequence ATGACAACCCTCACCACATCCCTTTGGAGCTGGCCCAAACGCCAACCCGTCGTTTTTCTGGTCACTGCCGTTGCGATCTGGCTCGGCCTCTACCAGTTGCTGATTCCCTTCTCCGAGGCAGCGGTGGCGATGCTGGCGGTAGAGCGCCAAAGCCATCTGGGCAGCGCGTTTCAGTTTTTCTTCTACGACACACCCAAAGTGTTGCTACTGCTGACGGGGGTGGTGTTCGTGATGGGCATGGTCAACACCTATTTCACACCTGAGCGGACCCGTGCGCTGCTGGCCGGTCGCACCCACGGTGTGGCCAACGGCATGGCCTCGGCGCTCGGGGTGGTGACCCCGTTTTGCTCTTGCTCGTCGGTGCCGCTTTTCATCGGTTTTGTACAAGCTGGCGTGCCCCTGGGCGTGACGTTCTCTTTCCTGATCACGGCGCCCATGGTGGACACCGTGGCTCTGACCATTTTGTTCTCGCTGTTTGGCTGGAAGGTGGCGCTGTTGTACCTGGGGTTTGGCATGGCGCTGGGCATCGTTGCAGGGCTGATCATGGGCGCCATGAAGCTGGAGGGTCATCTGGAGGACTGGGTACGCGAAATGCCACAGGTTTCATCCGACATGGAGGCGCAGCAACTGAGCTTGACCGACCGCGTGGCCGCAGGCATGGCTTCGGTGCGCGAGATTGTGGGCAAGGTCTGGCCTTATGTGCTCGGCGGCATCGCCGTGGGCGCGGGCATCCATGGGTTCGTGCCCTCTGAATTCCTGGCCTCCTTCATGGGCAAGGATGCGGCCTGGTGGTCGGTTCCGCTGGCGGTGGTGATGGGCGTTCCGATGTACGCCAATACCGCTGGCATCCTGCCTGTGATTGAGGCTCTCACAGCCAAAGGTGCCGCCATGGGCACAGCGCTGGCCTTCATGATGAGTGTGGTGGCGCTCTCTCTGCCCGAGATGATCATTCTGCGCAAGGTGCTCAAGCTGCGCCTGATCGCCATCTTCGTGGGCATCGTGTCGCTCGGCATTCTGTCCGTGGGCTTTCTTTTCAACGCTGTGCTTTAA